A genome region from Manihot esculenta cultivar AM560-2 chromosome 5, M.esculenta_v8, whole genome shotgun sequence includes the following:
- the LOC122723698 gene encoding uncharacterized protein LOC122723698, which yields MSKFAERCLPFFKKLRKVPNFEWTEEYREAFKELKRYLSSQHALSSPLAGEELLIYLSASKQAISAVLVREEGGEQKPIFYVSKVLRDAEVRYLNIEKLAYALLLAVRKFRVYLKSHQGVVMTDQPLKKILHGPEMSGRMLAWSVEISPYCLQYRPRTTIKAQAFADFIAECSFNEEQAESNEEMPKIMEERRIILKGPEGFKICYALQLEFNAFNNVVEYEALINGMLIATKGIPSKRSHHQKYQKKVKAIKAKLSEQGVKVRYQRIPREENEEADLLSHLSKEELEQLPDEVYIQHINTPAYEKPAMVMEIREGENWMTPYLEYLEKGKLPEDKAEARKIAARAANYQAVRGILYRREKSSPWL from the exons ATGTCAAAGTTTGCAGAGAGGTGTCTACCATTCTTCAAGAAACTGAGAAAAGTTCCCAATTTTGAGTGGACCGAGGAGTACCGAGAAGCTTTCAAGGAGCTCAAACGATACCTCAGTTCACAGCATGCACTCAGCAGCCCATTAGCTGGGGAAGAACTCTTGATCTATTTGTCAGCTTCGAAACAAGCCATCAGTGCAGTGTTAGTAAGAGAAGAAGGGGGAGAGCAGAAGCCGATATtttatgtcagcaaggtgctcagGGATGCTGAAGTCAGATATTTGAACATAGAGAAATTGGCATATGCCTTGTTGCTAGCAGTAAGGAAATTCAGAGTGTACCTCAAAAGCCATCAAGGAGTTGTAATGACAgatcaacccttaaagaagattctcCACGGACCAGAAATGTCAGGACGGATGCTGGCCTGGTCTGTTGAAATTAGTCCATACTGCTTGCAATACCGACCTCGAACAACCATCAAGGCCCAAGCCtttgctgacttcatagcagaatgctcctTCAACGAAGAGCAAGCAGAATCCAATGAAGAAATGCCCAAAATAATGGAAGAAAGGA GGATAATACTGAAGGGACCTGAAGGATTCAAAATTTGTTATGCCCTACAACTAGAGTTCAACGCCTTCAACAACGTGGTAGAATACGAAGCCCTGATAAATGGAATGCTGATAGCAACGaag GGCATACCAAGCAAGAGATCCCACCATCAAAAGTACCAGAAAaaggtgaaagctataaaggcCAAGCTCAGCGAACAAGGAGTTAAAGTGCGGTATCAGAGAATACCCagagaagaaaatgaggaagcagacctgcttagccATTTATCTAAAGAAGAATTAGAACAACTCCCAGACGAAGTGTACATACAGCATATCAACACGCCTGCTTACGAGAAGCCCGCTATGGTAATGGAAATCAGGGAAGGAGAGAACTGGATGACTCCTTACCTAGAATATCTAGAAAAGGGAAAGCTCCCAGAAGATAAAGCCGAGGCAAGGAAAATTGCAGcccgagctgccaattaccaagcagtaagAGGAATCCTATACAGGAGAgagaagtccagcccatggctttGA